The Micromonospora sp. WMMD961 genome has a segment encoding these proteins:
- the galK gene encoding galactokinase, translated as MTSPNGDVAARAAEGFTNQYGGDAAGRWAAPGRVNLIGEHTDYNDGFVLPFALPLRTVVAADRQDAELWTVWSELSDETITFGADDVAEPGRVSGWGAYVAGVVWALREAGHPVPGARLAIASDVPLGSGLSSSAALESAVLAALLDLGGLELTPERQPRLAQRAENVYVGAPTGIMDQSAAIRCRAGHALFLDCRDESVEHIPFDLDAAGLAVLVIDSRAPHRHADGEYAARRRSCEAGASALGVAALRDVGVDQLDAALAQLDDEETRRRVRHVVTEDQRVLDTVALLRSARVRDIGPLLTASHVSMRDDFEITVPEIDTAVEAALAAGALGARMTGGGFGGCVLALVEADRADEVASAVKAAYAERGFTTPGALTVLPSPGATRLP; from the coding sequence ATGACCAGCCCGAACGGCGACGTCGCCGCACGGGCCGCCGAGGGTTTCACCAACCAGTACGGCGGCGACGCGGCCGGCCGCTGGGCGGCTCCCGGCCGGGTCAACCTGATCGGCGAGCACACCGACTACAACGACGGGTTCGTGCTGCCCTTCGCGTTGCCGCTGCGGACGGTGGTCGCCGCCGACCGGCAGGACGCCGAGCTGTGGACGGTCTGGTCCGAGCTCTCCGACGAGACGATCACCTTCGGCGCGGACGACGTCGCCGAGCCAGGTCGGGTGAGCGGCTGGGGCGCGTACGTCGCCGGGGTGGTCTGGGCGCTCCGCGAGGCCGGGCACCCGGTGCCGGGTGCCCGGTTGGCGATCGCCTCCGACGTTCCGCTGGGCTCGGGGCTCTCCTCCTCGGCCGCACTGGAGTCGGCAGTGCTCGCCGCCCTGCTCGACCTCGGTGGGCTGGAGCTGACCCCGGAGCGGCAACCCCGGCTGGCACAGCGGGCGGAGAACGTCTACGTCGGTGCGCCGACCGGCATCATGGACCAGTCCGCGGCGATCCGCTGCCGCGCCGGCCACGCTCTCTTCCTGGACTGCCGGGACGAGTCGGTCGAACACATCCCGTTCGACCTGGACGCCGCCGGGCTGGCGGTGCTGGTCATCGACAGCCGGGCACCGCACCGACACGCCGACGGTGAATACGCTGCCCGCCGGCGCTCCTGCGAGGCCGGGGCGAGCGCGCTCGGCGTCGCCGCCCTTCGGGACGTGGGTGTCGACCAGCTCGACGCCGCGCTGGCGCAGCTCGATGACGAGGAGACCCGGCGAAGGGTCCGGCACGTGGTCACCGAGGACCAGCGCGTACTGGACACGGTGGCACTGCTGCGCAGTGCCCGGGTCCGTGACATCGGCCCGCTGCTCACGGCTTCACACGTCTCGATGCGCGACGACTTCGAGATCACCGTGCCGGAGATCGACACCGCCGTCGAGGCGGCGTTGGCGGCTGGCGCGTTGGGTGCCCGGATGACCGGCGGCGGCTTCGGCGGCTGCGTCCTCGCCCTGGTCGAGGCCGACCGCGCGGACGAGGTGGCCAGCGCCGTCAAGGCCGCGTACGCCGAACGAGGCTTCACCACCCCCGGCGCCCTGACGGTCCTACCCTCCCCCGGAGCCACCCGCCTCCCCTAA
- the galE gene encoding UDP-glucose 4-epimerase GalE — protein MLLDAGHQVVVLDDLRTGHREALAPDATHVEAPIHEAGRIVTADAGFDGVLHFAALIAAGESMVKPELYWQNNTVGTLALIDAVRAAGVPRMVFSSTAAVYGNPTELPITETAVKAPTNTYGATKLAVDMALTSEAVAHGLAAVSLRYFNVAGAHLDGDVSLGERHDPETHLIPIALEVAAGRREKLQLFGDDYPTVDGTCVRDYIHVADLARAHLLALDAATAGQHRIYNLGNGNGFTNRQVVDVVREVTGRPVPVEVAPRREGDPAELVASSTLAHDQLGWTPQKPTLHDMVGDAWAFYGKHILEQS, from the coding sequence ATGCTGCTCGACGCGGGTCACCAGGTGGTCGTCCTGGACGACCTGCGCACCGGGCACCGCGAGGCGCTCGCCCCGGACGCGACCCACGTCGAGGCGCCCATCCACGAGGCCGGCCGCATCGTCACCGCGGACGCCGGCTTCGACGGGGTGCTGCACTTCGCCGCCCTGATCGCCGCCGGCGAGTCGATGGTCAAGCCGGAGCTGTACTGGCAGAACAACACCGTCGGCACGCTCGCCCTGATCGACGCGGTCCGAGCCGCCGGGGTGCCACGGATGGTCTTCTCCTCCACCGCCGCCGTCTACGGCAACCCCACCGAGCTGCCCATCACGGAGACCGCGGTCAAGGCACCCACCAACACGTACGGCGCCACCAAACTCGCCGTCGACATGGCACTCACCTCCGAGGCCGTCGCGCACGGGCTCGCCGCCGTCTCGCTGCGCTACTTCAACGTGGCCGGCGCCCACCTCGACGGTGACGTCTCGCTCGGTGAACGACACGACCCGGAGACGCACCTGATCCCGATCGCGCTGGAGGTCGCCGCCGGTCGGCGGGAGAAGCTCCAGCTCTTCGGCGACGACTACCCGACCGTCGACGGCACCTGCGTCCGCGACTACATCCACGTCGCCGACCTCGCCCGCGCACACCTGCTGGCGTTGGACGCCGCCACCGCAGGTCAGCACCGGATCTACAACCTCGGCAACGGAAACGGCTTCACCAACCGCCAGGTGGTCGACGTGGTCCGCGAGGTCACCGGGCGACCCGTTCCGGTCGAGGTGGCGCCGCGCCGCGAGGGCGACCCCGCCGAGCTGGTCGCCTCCTCCACGCTGGCCCACGACCAGCTGGGCTGGACGCCCCAGAAGCCGACCCTGCACGACATGGTCGGCGACGCCTGGGCCTTCTACGGCAAGCACATCCTGGAGCAGTCATGA
- the trpS gene encoding tryptophan--tRNA ligase, whose amino-acid sequence MSDAPARPRVFSGIQPTADSFHLGNYLGAVRHWVALQETHDAFYCVVDLHAITAGHDPALLRQRSRVAAAQLFAVGLDPERSTLFVQSQVPEHPQLAWVLGCITGFGEASRMTQFKDKSQKHGNERSSVGLFTYPILQAADILLYQANAVPVGEDQRQHLELSRDLAHRFNTTFGPTFTVPAPHIVKDTAKITDLQDPTAKMSKSSSSPAGIIDLLDDPARSAKKIRSAVTDTGREIVFDAETKPGVSNLLTIHSALSGRSIDELVAAFAGRGYGDLKKELAEVVTDFVRPIQERTRTYLDDPAQLDKLLASGAEKARSVAATTLRAAYERVGFFPPVRGE is encoded by the coding sequence ATGTCCGACGCTCCCGCCCGCCCCCGCGTCTTCTCCGGCATCCAGCCGACGGCCGACTCGTTCCACCTCGGCAACTACCTGGGCGCGGTCCGGCACTGGGTGGCTCTCCAGGAGACCCACGACGCTTTCTACTGCGTGGTGGATCTGCACGCCATCACCGCGGGGCACGACCCGGCGCTGCTGCGTCAACGGAGCCGGGTGGCAGCCGCCCAGCTCTTCGCGGTCGGGCTCGACCCGGAACGCAGCACCCTGTTCGTGCAGTCGCAGGTGCCCGAGCACCCGCAGCTGGCCTGGGTGCTCGGCTGCATCACCGGCTTCGGCGAGGCCAGTCGGATGACCCAGTTCAAGGACAAGTCGCAGAAGCACGGCAACGAACGGTCCAGTGTCGGGCTGTTCACCTACCCGATCCTGCAGGCCGCCGACATCCTGCTCTACCAGGCCAATGCCGTCCCGGTCGGCGAGGACCAGCGCCAGCACCTGGAACTCTCCCGGGATCTGGCGCACCGGTTCAACACGACGTTCGGCCCGACGTTCACGGTGCCCGCGCCGCACATCGTCAAGGACACTGCGAAGATCACCGATCTTCAGGACCCGACGGCGAAGATGTCCAAGTCGTCGTCGTCACCGGCCGGCATCATCGACCTGCTGGACGACCCGGCCCGCTCCGCCAAGAAGATCCGGTCGGCGGTCACCGACACCGGTCGGGAGATCGTCTTCGACGCCGAGACCAAGCCGGGTGTGTCCAACCTGCTCACCATCCACTCGGCGCTCAGCGGGCGCAGCATCGACGAACTGGTGGCCGCGTTCGCCGGCCGCGGTTACGGCGACCTGAAGAAGGAACTGGCCGAGGTGGTGACGGACTTCGTCCGACCGATCCAGGAGCGCACCCGCACCTACCTCGACGACCCGGCTCAGCTGGACAAGCTGCTCGCCAGTGGTGCGGAGAAGGCCCGCTCGGTGGCCGCCACGACCCTGCGGGCGGCGTACGAGCGGGTCGGGTTCTTCCCGCCCGTCCGCGGCGAGTAG
- a CDS encoding 2'-5' RNA ligase family protein has product MAGGAARSVDRSGGVSPTGDTTQIGIAVDIPEPWGGRLTRRRVEAGDPLAVPAHVTLLGPTEIQTANLPAVERHLAAVAAAHLPFTLHLRGTGTFRPVTQVVFVAVAAGISECELLAAAIAAAPGLHREARFPYHPHVTVAQDVAPEALDKVYEDLADFSAMFEVDAFTLFSHSGQARWQPRRDYRLGD; this is encoded by the coding sequence GTGGCCGGAGGGGCGGCGCGAAGCGTGGATCGCAGTGGCGGGGTGTCGCCGACCGGCGACACCACCCAGATCGGCATCGCGGTGGACATTCCCGAGCCGTGGGGTGGCCGGCTCACCCGGCGGCGGGTCGAGGCCGGCGACCCGCTCGCGGTTCCCGCGCATGTGACGTTGCTGGGACCCACCGAGATCCAGACGGCCAACCTGCCCGCCGTCGAGCGGCATCTGGCCGCCGTCGCCGCCGCGCACCTGCCGTTCACGCTGCACCTGCGGGGCACCGGCACGTTCCGTCCGGTCACCCAGGTGGTCTTCGTCGCGGTGGCCGCCGGGATCAGCGAGTGCGAGTTGTTGGCCGCCGCCATCGCCGCGGCGCCGGGCCTGCATCGTGAGGCGCGTTTCCCGTACCATCCGCACGTCACCGTGGCACAGGACGTGGCGCCGGAGGCCCTGGACAAGGTGTACGAGGATCTGGCCGACTTCTCCGCGATGTTCGAGGTCGACGCGTTCACCCTGTTCTCGCACAGCGGGCAGGCCCGGTGGCAGCCGCGCCGGGACTACCGTCTCGGCGACTGA
- a CDS encoding YhjD/YihY/BrkB family envelope integrity protein, translated as MNVIGRIEAGIDRWVSAARHRSGLFDHVWRAGALYAEVLAGRLAAAIAYYGFFAVFALALVAYSVFGAILEDNDEVSAAAADFLKDNLPFLDPEQIANSSNTVGVVGLVILVFTGIGWVEAIRSSQRLMYQLNQQPGNLVIRRLVDLGVMVGVFVLLGVSVAAVDALESLLRFLLRSTGSVGLTTISAVLSVLVNAVLATALLLAVPRLRMSRSRLRPVVLLVAVGITLLNTVGRYYVVRTERNPAYTVVAGAVGLLLYLYLLNQLVLFGAALLATSSSGRVVDLAEAAAPPRDVDEDTDPGTPGGAG; from the coding sequence GTGAACGTGATCGGCCGGATCGAGGCGGGCATCGACCGCTGGGTGAGCGCCGCGCGCCACCGGTCGGGGCTCTTCGACCACGTGTGGCGGGCCGGCGCGCTGTACGCCGAGGTGTTGGCCGGGCGGTTGGCCGCCGCGATCGCCTACTACGGCTTCTTCGCGGTGTTCGCTCTCGCCCTGGTCGCGTACTCCGTCTTCGGCGCGATCCTGGAGGACAACGACGAGGTCAGCGCGGCGGCAGCCGACTTCCTCAAGGACAACCTGCCGTTCCTGGACCCGGAGCAGATCGCCAACTCCAGCAACACGGTGGGCGTGGTCGGCCTCGTCATCCTGGTCTTCACCGGCATCGGGTGGGTGGAGGCGATCCGGTCGTCGCAGCGGTTGATGTACCAGCTCAACCAGCAGCCGGGCAATCTGGTGATCCGCCGGCTGGTGGACCTGGGTGTGATGGTCGGGGTCTTCGTGCTGCTCGGCGTGTCGGTCGCGGCGGTGGACGCGTTGGAGTCGCTGCTGCGTTTCCTGCTGCGCAGCACCGGGTCGGTCGGCCTGACCACGATCAGTGCCGTGCTCAGCGTGCTGGTCAACGCGGTGCTCGCCACCGCGTTGCTCCTCGCGGTGCCCCGGCTGCGGATGAGCAGGTCCCGGTTGCGCCCGGTGGTGCTGCTGGTGGCGGTCGGCATCACGCTGCTGAACACGGTCGGGCGGTACTACGTGGTGCGTACCGAGCGCAACCCGGCGTACACCGTGGTGGCGGGCGCCGTCGGTCTGCTGCTCTACCTCTACCTGCTCAACCAGCTGGTGCTGTTCGGTGCGGCGCTCCTCGCCACCAGTTCGAGCGGGCGGGTGGTGGACCTGGCGGAGGCCGCCGCCCCGCCGAGAGACGTGGACGAGGACACCGATCCCGGTACGCCGGGCGGTGCGGGCTGA
- a CDS encoding GntR family transcriptional regulator gives MLISVDPDSSVPPYEQVRGQLAELIGDGRLPVGSRLPTVRQLAADLRLAANTVARAYRELEVAGLLETRGRNGTFVAPGRDDAVDRLQRAAAGYAAEAARLGVAPATALALVRAALDAARPG, from the coding sequence GTGCTGATCTCGGTTGACCCGGACTCGTCGGTGCCCCCGTACGAGCAGGTACGCGGGCAGCTCGCCGAGCTGATCGGTGACGGCCGGTTGCCGGTCGGCAGCCGACTGCCCACCGTCCGGCAACTCGCCGCCGACCTGCGGTTGGCCGCGAACACGGTGGCCCGGGCGTACCGGGAGTTGGAGGTCGCCGGGCTGCTGGAGACCCGGGGGCGCAACGGCACCTTCGTCGCACCCGGCCGGGACGACGCCGTCGACCGGTTGCAGCGCGCGGCGGCCGGGTACGCCGCCGAGGCAGCCCGGCTCGGCGTGGCGCCGGCCACCGCGCTCGCTCTGGTCCGCGCTGCCCTGGACGCCGCCCGCCCTGGCTGA
- a CDS encoding glycoside hydrolase family 13 protein, giving the protein MTASTATPPGTADDDWWRAAVVYQVYVRSFADSDGDGIGDLQGIRQRLPYLRELGVDALWLTPFYTSPMVDGGYDVADYRDVDPMFGTLADFDAMITDAHALGLRIIVDLVPNHTSSAHRWFVDALATGPGSPERARYLFADGQGEHGELPPNDWESIFGGPAWTRVADGQWYLHLFDPAQPDLNWRHPEVRAEFEDVLRFWLDRGVDGFRVDVAHGMIKAEGLPDVGFSTMTTGQRQVELLGKGRLPYFDQDEVHEIYRAWRPILDSYPGGRMAVAEAWAETPQRLARYIGPDELHQAFSFDFLDATWSAESFRKVIDTALGEAAVVGAPTTWVLSNHDKQRHVTRYGDGVEGLRRARAASLLMLALPGCAYLYQGEELGLPEVLDLPDELRQDPAFLRTGESRDGCRVPIPWTGELAPYGFGPAGSALSWLPAPSTWRSLSVAEQSGVPGSTLELYRAALRIRREHPALTVDSGDITWLETGPGVLAFSRAGGETVLTCVVNLSGAPVLIDGYGQPLVASDTLTEQGSGQLLPVDAAAWLERR; this is encoded by the coding sequence ATGACCGCCAGCACCGCCACCCCGCCCGGCACCGCCGATGACGACTGGTGGCGTGCCGCAGTCGTCTACCAGGTGTACGTCCGCAGCTTCGCCGACAGCGACGGCGACGGCATCGGTGACCTCCAGGGCATCCGGCAACGCCTGCCGTACCTGCGTGAGCTCGGGGTGGACGCGCTTTGGCTGACCCCCTTCTATACCTCCCCCATGGTCGACGGCGGTTACGACGTCGCGGACTACCGGGACGTCGACCCGATGTTCGGCACCCTCGCCGACTTCGACGCCATGATCACCGACGCGCACGCCCTCGGTCTGCGGATCATCGTCGACCTGGTGCCCAACCACACGTCCAGCGCCCACCGCTGGTTCGTCGACGCCCTCGCCACCGGCCCCGGCTCCCCCGAGCGGGCCCGCTACCTCTTCGCCGACGGGCAGGGCGAGCACGGCGAGCTGCCGCCGAACGACTGGGAGAGCATCTTCGGCGGCCCGGCCTGGACGCGCGTCGCCGACGGCCAGTGGTACCTGCACCTGTTCGACCCGGCCCAGCCGGACCTGAACTGGCGCCACCCGGAGGTCCGCGCCGAGTTCGAGGACGTGCTGCGGTTCTGGCTGGACCGGGGCGTGGACGGCTTCCGCGTCGACGTGGCGCACGGCATGATCAAGGCGGAAGGGCTGCCGGACGTCGGTTTCAGCACCATGACGACCGGTCAACGCCAGGTCGAACTGCTCGGCAAGGGCCGCCTGCCCTACTTCGACCAGGACGAGGTACACGAGATCTACCGCGCCTGGCGACCCATCCTGGACAGCTACCCCGGCGGTCGCATGGCGGTCGCCGAGGCCTGGGCCGAGACCCCGCAGCGGCTGGCCCGTTACATCGGCCCCGACGAGCTGCACCAGGCGTTCAGCTTCGACTTCCTCGACGCCACCTGGTCGGCCGAGTCGTTCCGCAAAGTGATCGACACCGCGCTGGGCGAGGCGGCCGTGGTCGGCGCGCCCACCACCTGGGTGCTGTCCAACCACGACAAGCAGCGGCACGTCACCCGCTACGGCGACGGCGTCGAGGGGTTGCGCCGGGCCCGCGCCGCCAGTCTGCTGATGCTCGCCCTGCCCGGCTGCGCGTACCTCTACCAGGGCGAGGAACTGGGCCTTCCCGAGGTCCTCGACCTCCCCGACGAGCTGCGCCAGGACCCGGCTTTCCTGCGCACCGGCGAGAGCCGCGACGGATGCCGGGTGCCCATCCCGTGGACCGGCGAGCTGGCACCGTACGGCTTCGGTCCGGCCGGCAGCGCGTTGAGCTGGCTACCCGCCCCCTCCACCTGGCGTTCGCTGTCGGTTGCCGAGCAGAGCGGCGTGCCCGGCTCGACTCTGGAGCTGTACCGGGCCGCGCTGCGTATCCGCCGCGAGCACCCGGCGCTGACCGTCGACAGCGGCGACATCACCTGGCTGGAGACCGGCCCCGGCGTGCTCGCCTTCTCCCGCGCCGGCGGCGAGACCGTGCTGACCTGCGTCGTCAACCTCAGCGGCGCGCCGGTCCTGATCGACGGGTACGGGCAGCCGCTCGTCGCCAGCGACACGCTCACCGAGCAGGGCTCCGGCCAGCTGCTGCCGGTCGACGCGGCAGCCTGGTTGGAACGGCGCTGA
- a CDS encoding LacI family DNA-binding transcriptional regulator, protein MRARLSDIAQQAEVSEATVSRVLNDRPGVAPETRQAVLTALDVLGYERPARLRKRSAGLVGLVVPELDNPIFPAFAQVIESTLAQSGFTPVLCTQTAGGVTEDEYVEMLLDRQVSGIVFVSGLHADTAANHDRYRALIARPLPVVMINGYVPGIAAPFVSCDDREAAELAVAHLVALGHRRIGLITGPDRFVPVQRKVAGWRAAMTRLAGAAEADLGPLAELSLFGVEGGEAAAGRLLDRGVTAVVCGSDLMALGAVRAARQRGLSVPGDLSVLGYDDSPLMAFTDPPLTTMRQPVTAMAVAAVRALVDEINGHGAPHSEYLFRPELVVRGSTAVAPAVARFPYARSA, encoded by the coding sequence ATGCGCGCTCGACTGTCCGACATCGCCCAGCAGGCCGAAGTCAGCGAGGCCACGGTGTCGCGGGTGCTCAACGACCGCCCCGGCGTCGCCCCGGAGACCCGGCAGGCCGTCCTCACCGCTCTCGACGTGCTCGGTTACGAACGCCCGGCCCGCCTGCGCAAACGCAGCGCCGGCCTGGTCGGCCTGGTGGTACCGGAGCTGGACAATCCGATCTTCCCCGCCTTCGCCCAGGTCATCGAGTCGACCCTGGCGCAGAGCGGTTTCACACCGGTGCTCTGCACCCAGACCGCGGGCGGCGTCACCGAGGACGAGTACGTGGAGATGCTGCTGGACCGGCAGGTCTCCGGGATCGTCTTCGTGTCCGGCCTGCACGCCGACACCGCCGCCAACCACGACCGCTACCGCGCCCTGATCGCCCGGCCGCTGCCCGTCGTGATGATCAACGGTTACGTGCCCGGCATCGCCGCGCCCTTCGTCTCCTGCGACGACCGGGAGGCGGCCGAGTTGGCGGTGGCCCACCTCGTCGCGCTCGGGCACCGACGCATCGGTCTGATCACCGGCCCCGACCGGTTCGTTCCGGTGCAGCGCAAGGTGGCCGGCTGGCGTGCCGCGATGACGAGGCTGGCCGGTGCGGCCGAGGCCGACCTGGGCCCGCTGGCGGAGCTGTCGCTGTTCGGTGTGGAGGGTGGCGAGGCGGCAGCCGGTCGACTGCTCGATCGTGGCGTCACCGCAGTGGTGTGCGGCTCGGACCTGATGGCACTGGGCGCGGTCCGGGCGGCCCGCCAACGCGGCCTGAGCGTTCCGGGTGATCTCTCCGTCCTCGGGTACGACGACTCTCCGCTGATGGCCTTCACGGACCCGCCGCTGACCACCATGCGCCAACCGGTGACGGCCATGGCGGTGGCGGCCGTCCGGGCCCTGGTGGACGAGATCAACGGCCACGGCGCCCCACACTCGGAGTACCTGTTCCGACCGGAGTTGGTGGTACGCGGCTCAACCGCTGTCGCCCCGGCCGTCGCGCGGTTTCCTTACGCAAGATCTGCTTGA
- a CDS encoding maltose ABC transporter substrate-binding protein, which yields MRIRTAGVVALFGLALAASGCGGDSDEPAANESPKAAGGKLVIWADDKRTAALKPFAEKFGQENGVTVDVQAVPNEDLQNNFVTVSSQGGGPDVVIGAHDWIGNLVQNGAIDPVQLPDEQKAAFNETAIKAVTFNGQLYGVPYAQENLALIRNTELAPEAPKTIEDLVATGKQLKAQKKVTETLCLQVGQKGDAYHIYPLYTSAGGYLFGTTANGDYDPKDLGVGKPESIEAFKKIAALGEKGEGVLKRSIADTNATATFTGKKCAFLVSGPWATADVKKAGITYDVSAVPGFAGGKPAAPFVGVQSFYVAAKGKNKALAQEFVVNYVAKPELAVALYQADPRPPALTAALDQVKGTDPDLAKFIEAGKNGQVLPAIPAMAAIWDPFGKAEAAVIGGADPTSTVTAAGKTIADSIK from the coding sequence ATGCGCATCCGTACCGCGGGTGTGGTCGCCCTCTTCGGCCTCGCGCTCGCCGCGTCCGGCTGTGGCGGCGACAGCGACGAGCCGGCCGCGAACGAGTCCCCCAAGGCCGCCGGCGGCAAACTGGTGATCTGGGCCGACGACAAGCGGACCGCCGCGCTCAAGCCGTTCGCCGAGAAGTTCGGCCAGGAGAACGGCGTCACCGTCGACGTGCAGGCCGTCCCGAACGAGGACCTGCAGAACAACTTCGTGACCGTGTCGAGCCAGGGCGGTGGCCCGGACGTGGTGATCGGCGCGCACGACTGGATCGGCAACCTGGTCCAGAACGGCGCCATCGATCCGGTGCAGCTGCCCGACGAGCAGAAGGCCGCCTTCAACGAGACCGCCATCAAGGCCGTCACCTTCAACGGCCAGCTCTACGGCGTGCCGTACGCCCAGGAGAACCTGGCGCTGATCCGCAACACCGAGCTGGCCCCCGAGGCCCCGAAGACGATCGAGGATCTGGTCGCCACCGGCAAGCAGCTCAAGGCGCAGAAGAAGGTCACCGAGACGCTGTGCCTCCAGGTCGGCCAGAAGGGCGACGCGTACCACATCTACCCGCTGTACACCTCGGCCGGCGGATACCTCTTCGGCACCACGGCGAACGGCGACTACGACCCGAAGGACCTCGGCGTGGGCAAGCCGGAATCGATCGAGGCGTTCAAGAAGATCGCCGCGCTCGGCGAGAAGGGCGAGGGCGTGCTGAAGCGCTCGATCGCCGACACCAACGCGACCGCCACCTTCACCGGCAAGAAGTGCGCCTTCCTGGTCTCCGGGCCGTGGGCCACCGCCGACGTCAAGAAGGCCGGCATCACCTACGACGTCTCCGCCGTTCCCGGTTTCGCCGGGGGTAAGCCGGCAGCTCCGTTCGTGGGCGTCCAGTCCTTCTACGTCGCGGCCAAGGGCAAGAACAAGGCTCTCGCCCAGGAGTTCGTCGTCAACTACGTCGCCAAGCCGGAGCTGGCCGTGGCGCTGTACCAGGCCGACCCGCGTCCGCCGGCGCTGACCGCCGCGCTGGACCAGGTCAAGGGCACTGACCCGGACCTGGCCAAGTTCATCGAGGCCGGAAAGAACGGCCAGGTGCTCCCGGCCATCCCGGCCATGGCCGCGATCTGGGACCCGTTCGGCAAGGCCGAGGCCGCGGTCATCGGCGGCGCCGACCCGACCAGCACGGTCACCGCGGCCGGCAAGACGATCGCCGACTCGATCAAGTAA
- a CDS encoding ABC transporter permease subunit produces MSTPLSGPGPAQQAPGRGPVRTGSPRTSRTARNHAPITVAGLAAKVILLGLVAGIAIWAAFPLVQAEQWVGLAVLVLTTAVLFYLYVGRRHVPAKYLVPGTLFLIAFQVVPVLYTASTAFTNYGDGHRGSKDDAIVAIQSSSVRQVPGSTQYPMSVATKGDPVTGALVFLITDPQTGAVSVGDARGLRPLDPGAATVAPGGKVTAADGYTVLNVGQASARSKDITDLVVPTAGGALRSSGLSRVYDGKAVRAYDAGCDCVRDSDSGQTWNADGEVGAFVAADGERLAQGWKVNVGLSNFTRVLTDERISGPFLGTLLWNFAFAIGSTGGTFILGMVIALALHSPRMRGTNLYRMLLILPYAMPSFAMLLVWRDMFNTDFGLINNLFGLSVDWFGQDWSARAAVILVQLWLGYPYMFLVATGALQAIPRELTEATSVDGASPWQSFRAVTLPLLLVALSPLLISSFAFNFNNFNAIYLTTEGAPFPADNPSNGATDLLITYTYRLAFGGQAAQFGFAAAISLFIFAIVAVVSAVSFRRTRQQEEVYS; encoded by the coding sequence ATGAGCACGCCGCTGTCCGGCCCGGGGCCTGCCCAGCAGGCGCCGGGCCGGGGGCCCGTCCGCACCGGGTCCCCGCGCACCTCCCGTACTGCGCGGAATCACGCGCCGATCACCGTGGCCGGCCTCGCCGCGAAGGTGATCCTGCTCGGCCTGGTGGCCGGGATCGCGATCTGGGCGGCCTTCCCGCTGGTGCAGGCCGAGCAGTGGGTCGGGCTGGCCGTGCTGGTGCTGACCACCGCCGTGCTGTTCTACCTGTACGTGGGCCGTCGGCACGTCCCGGCGAAGTACCTCGTCCCGGGCACCCTCTTCCTGATCGCCTTCCAGGTCGTGCCGGTGCTCTACACCGCGAGCACGGCCTTCACCAACTACGGGGACGGCCATCGCGGCAGCAAGGACGACGCGATCGTCGCGATCCAGAGTTCCTCGGTCAGGCAGGTCCCGGGCTCCACCCAGTACCCGATGTCGGTCGCCACCAAGGGTGACCCGGTCACCGGCGCCCTGGTCTTCCTGATCACCGACCCGCAGACCGGGGCTGTCTCCGTCGGCGACGCCCGGGGTCTGCGCCCGCTCGACCCTGGCGCGGCCACCGTCGCCCCCGGAGGGAAGGTCACCGCGGCCGACGGCTACACCGTGCTGAACGTCGGCCAGGCCAGCGCCCGCAGCAAGGACATCACGGACCTGGTGGTGCCGACCGCCGGCGGCGCGCTGCGCTCGTCCGGCCTGTCCCGGGTGTACGACGGCAAGGCCGTCCGGGCGTACGACGCGGGCTGCGACTGCGTCCGGGACAGCGACAGCGGCCAGACCTGGAACGCGGACGGCGAGGTCGGCGCGTTCGTCGCCGCAGACGGTGAGCGGCTGGCCCAGGGCTGGAAGGTGAACGTCGGACTGTCCAACTTCACCCGGGTACTCACCGACGAGCGGATCTCCGGGCCGTTCCTCGGCACGCTGCTCTGGAACTTCGCCTTCGCGATCGGCTCCACCGGCGGCACGTTCATCCTCGGTATGGTGATCGCGCTGGCGTTGCACTCGCCCCGGATGCGGGGCACCAACCTCTACCGGATGTTGCTGATCCTGCCGTACGCCATGCCGTCCTTCGCGATGCTGCTGGTCTGGCGGGACATGTTCAACACCGACTTCGGGTTGATCAACAACCTGTTCGGGCTCAGCGTCGACTGGTTCGGGCAGGACTGGTCGGCCCGCGCCGCGGTGATCCTGGTGCAGCTCTGGCTCGGCTACCCGTACATGTTCCTGGTGGCCACCGGCGCGCTACAGGCCATCCCGCGGGAGTTGACCGAGGCCACCTCGGTCGACGGGGCGTCGCCCTGGCAGTCGTTCCGGGCGGTCACCCTGCCGCTGCTGCTGGTTGCGCTCTCGCCCCTGCTGATCTCGTCGTTCGCGTTCAACTTCAACAACTTCAACGCGATCTACCTGACCACCGAGGGGGCGCCGTTCCCGGCGGACAACCCCAGCAACGGTGCCACCGACCTGTTGATCACCTACACCTACCGGCTGGCGTTCGGTGGGCAGGCCGCGCAGTTCGGCTTCGCCGCGGCGATCTCGCTGTTCATCTTCGCGATCGTCGCGGTGGTCTCGGCGGTCAGCTTCCGGCGGACCCGCCAACAGGAGGAGGTGTACTCGTGA